A window of Agrobacterium vitis genomic DNA:
CCGCCGGTCAGGACCGGATCGGGTTTTTCGGCAAATTACCAAGCCATGGGGATTTCCTCTCGGAAGGCCTGGAACGGGAAATGGTCGCCACACTCGATGGCTGGATCCGTGGCGGCTTGCATGCCTGTGAACAGGAATTCGGCGCGGCCTGGCCGGATCTGTTCAGCGCCTCCCCGCCTTGGCGGTTCATCGTCGAAAAAGGCGTTTGGGGCCAGGTTGCTCATGCGGGTGTCATGCTGGCCAGCCGTGACCGTGTCGGTCGCAGTTTTCCGCTGATCATCATGGCGCAGATGCACCGGTTCACACATCACCCCCGCACGCTGTTTCTGGACCACACCTGGTTCATGGCCGCCGAAGGACTGGCTGAATCAACGATGACGCGGGAATTTGACATTAACCGCTTCACTGAAACCCTGAAGCGCATGCGTATGCCCCGCCCCCAGGAGGAAGAGGGCACCGCCACCGCCAGCAAAGATGGCACTGCACTCTGGTGGTATATCGATCCGCAAACCTCAAAACCGCAGGGACTTCGCTTTTCAAGTCAGATGAAAGCCGAGGACTTCCTGCGGCTTTTCCGACAAAGCGCGGGTCTTATGTCCCGACCGCAAGACAATACCGCGTCCGCCCCTGCCCCAGCCCGGGCCCCAGCGTCAGTCCCGATACCAGCCGAGGCAAAACCTGCACCTCAACGGGCCGCTCCAAGCCCGGATAAGCCACCCAGAGACCCTAAAACAGCTGAGTCGCAAGCAGCTGGGCTGCGTTACAGTTACGCCACCCATGCCGGTACGCGGTTTTCGATCAATGCGGACGGGCTATTCATCTGCGAAAAACCGAGGATTTTCGCCATTGCCGACGGTGTCGGAGATGACACCGCGTCGCAGGAAGCCGCACGTTATACCGCAGGCCAGTTGACCGAAATCGGTGACACCGCCGATATTGATACCATGTTGCAGGAAATCAAAGGCAAGCTTGGCCGAGCCAATAGCCTGCTGCAAGCCCGCGCGCAACGCACAGACGGAACCCCACCCGCCGCCAGCGTTGTTGTCGCGGCTTTGGTAAGTGATCAACTTCTGCTGGTGTGGGCGGGCGACGCCCGAGCCTATCTGTTGCGTGACGGCACAATGGTACCGCTGACCCGCGACCATATTGCCATCGGCCTGCAAAAACGACTGCGGCGCGGGGTCGGATTGGATCAGCAATTCTTGCCGGAAACGCTGACCACCGACATATTACCGGGCGATCGTCTGTTGTTATGCAGTTTTCCGCTGATCCAGGTCCTGACGGAGCGAACCGTTGCGGAAATTCTGCACCAATGCACCGATACCGAAAGTGCCGAGCGGCTGATTCAGGAGGCCTTGATTGCCAATGTGCGCGAAAATGTGAGCGCTATCGTCGTTAGCCTGGCGCGTGCCGATGCCTCTGCCTGAAAGTTTCAGCGACGTCGCCGCCCGTTTCAACGCCCTGATGCAAGCTGTGCACGGGAATAGTGGGACAC
This region includes:
- the tagF gene encoding type VI secretion system-associated protein TagF, which codes for MALRPAQTEKPAGQDRIGFFGKLPSHGDFLSEGLEREMVATLDGWIRGGLHACEQEFGAAWPDLFSASPPWRFIVEKGVWGQVAHAGVMLASRDRVGRSFPLIIMAQMHRFTHHPRTLFLDHTWFMAAEGLAESTMTREFDINRFTETLKRMRMPRPQEEEGTATASKDGTALWWYIDPQTSKPQGLRFSSQMKAEDFLRLFRQSAGLMSRPQDNTASAPAPARAPASVPIPAEAKPAPQRAAPSPDKPPRDPKTAESQAAGLRYSYATHAGTRFSINADGLFICEKPRIFAIADGVGDDTASQEAARYTAGQLTEIGDTADIDTMLQEIKGKLGRANSLLQARAQRTDGTPPAASVVVAALVSDQLLLVWAGDARAYLLRDGTMVPLTRDHIAIGLQKRLRRGVGLDQQFLPETLTTDILPGDRLLLCSFPLIQVLTERTVAEILHQCTDTESAERLIQEALIANVRENVSAIVVSLARADASA